One part of the Glycine soja cultivar W05 chromosome 11, ASM419377v2, whole genome shotgun sequence genome encodes these proteins:
- the LOC114374348 gene encoding zinc finger BED domain-containing protein DAYSLEEPER-like: MSMEYDIPDSEIQQNSRRRKKSTVWEHFTVKMDGPGCARAYCKRCQKSFAYLKDSKQSGTSHLKRHITLGICQKNQRIPCSKTDANPPKKQARAKPCFAAISFDQERCNSKIAKMIILHDYPLHIVEHQGFIDFVRALQPQFNPLSFNAIQGDCVSMYLREKQNLLNLIDGIPGRVNLTLDLWTSNQTSAYVFVRGHFIDGDWNLHHPILNVFMVPFPDSDGSLNQTIVNCLSDWHLKGRLFTLALDKFFSNETLMGKLRSLLSVNNPVILNGQLLSQNCYARMLSRLALDALSAMGETIDKVRESVKYVKSSKSNEGNFLNLRQQLQVPSTTNLLIDDQNKWDTIYHMLVAACELKEVFACFDASNPDFRTTLTLDDWKQVEKLCAYLKYLYDAANILTFQPYPTANVFFLEVSKLQVELTCAALSQDPFCSRLIMPLQEKFDQYWRESCLVLAVAVAMDPRYKMKIVESTFAKIFGENADQWIRIVEDGLQELFLEYNIIQVLPFAATNDDEGNEAMIKTETSQEFDGSLFGADDGLSDFEFYISDFTCNQQFKTELDEYLEEPLEPRVQEFDILSWWRINGLKYPTLSRLASDILCMPISTLSADAVFDTEIRKMDSYRTSLDSLTLEALICTKDWFQYKSLPMNVPNALVKVEC; this comes from the coding sequence ATGTCAATGGAGTATGATATACCTGATTCTGAAATACAACAAAATAGCAGGAGAAGAAAGAAATCTACTGTCTGGGAACACTTCACTGTGAAAATGGATGGACCTGGATGTGCCAGGGCTTACTGTAAAAGATGCCAAAAATCATTTGCTTATCTAAAAGATTCAAAACAATCTGGCACCAGTCATCTCAAGAGACACATTACTTTGGGAATCTGTCAGAAAAATCAACGAATACCATGTTCCAAAACCGATGCCAATCCACCAAAGAAACAAGCAAGAGCAAAACCTTGTTTTGCTGCTATCTCATTTGATCAGGAGCGTTGCAACAGTAAGATTgctaaaatgattattttacatGACTATCCACTTCATATTGTGGAACACCAAGGTTTCATTGATTTTGTTCGAGCACTACAACCCCAGTTCAATCCACTGAGCTTTAATGCTATTCAAGGGGATTGTGTCTCTATGTACCTCAGAGAGAAGCAAAACCTATTGAATCTTATTGATGGGATTCCTGGACGAGTCAACCTCACCTTGGACTTATGGACTTCAAACCAAACATCGGCCTATGTTTTTGTTCGAGGGCACTTCATTGATGGTGATTGGAACTTACATCATCCTATACTTAATGTATTCATGGTACCATTTCCTGATTCTGATGGTTCCTTAAATCAAACTATAGTGAACTGCCTAAGTGATTGGCATTTGAAGGGTCGGCTATTTACTCTTGCACTTGATAAATTCTTCTCCAATGAGACTTTGATGGGAAAGCTGAGAAGTCTCCTCTCTGTTAATAACCCTGTGATCCTCAATGGTCAATTGTTAAGCCAGAACTGTTATGCTCGTATGCTTAGTCGCCTTGCATTAGATGCACTATCAGCTATGGGAGAAACTATTGATAAAGTTCGGGAGAGTGTAAAGTATGTGAAATCTTCTAAGTCTAATGAAGGGAATTTTTTGAATCTGAGGCAACAACTTCAAGTCCCTAGTACGACGAACCTTTTAATTGATGACCAAAATAAATGGGACACAATATACCACATGCTTGTTGCTGCTTGTGAATTAAAGGAAGTTTTTGCTTGCTTTGATGCCTCTAATCCTGATTTCAGAACAACTCTAACATTGGATGACTGGAAGCAGGTGGAAAAACTCTGTGCATATCTGAAGTACTTGTATGATGCAGCTAACATTTTAACTTTTCAACCATACCCAACTGCAAATGTATTTTTCCTTGAAGTGTCCAAACTTCAGGTGGAGTTGACTTGTGCTGCCTTAAGCCAGGATCCTTTCTGTAGTCGTTTGATTATGCCTTTGCAAGAGAAGTTTGACCAATATTGGAGAGAAAGCTGCTTGGTCTTGGCTGTTGCTGTAGCCATGGATCCaagatataaaatgaaaattgtggAATCCACTTTTGCTAAGATATTTGGTGAGAATGCTGACCAATGGATAAGAATTGTTGAGGATGGTCTTCAAGAGCTGTTCCTTGAATATAATATCATACAAGTGCTTCCTTTTGCAGCAACAAATGATGATGAAGGGAATGAGGCTATGATAAAGACTGAGACATCTCAAGAATTTGATGGATCTCTTTTTGGTGCTGATGATGGACtttctgattttgaattttatatatcCGATTTTACATGTAACCAGCAATTTAAGACGGAATTGGATGAATATCTTGAAGAGCCTCTAGAACCCAGAGTACAAGAATTTGATATTCTGAGCTGGTGGAGAATAAACGGATTGAAGTACCCAACATTGTCTAGACTAGCATCTGATATTTTGTGTATGCCAATATCCACCCTCTCTGCAGATGCTGTTTTTGATACAGAAATTAGAAAAATGGATAGCTACCGGACTTCATTAGACTCCTTGACTCTTGAGGCCCTTATTTGTACCAAGGACTGGTTCCAGTATAAATCATTACCCATGAATGTTCCAAATGCACTTGTCAAAGTTGAATGTTAG
- the LOC114376914 gene encoding formamidopyrimidine-DNA glycosylase isoform X2: MPELPEVEAARRAVEYNCVGKRITKCVVADDSKVIHGVSPSDFQASVLGKLIVAAHRKGKNMWLQLDSPPFPSFQFGMAGAIYIKGAAVTNYKRSAVKDEDEWPSKYSKIFIELDDGLELSFTDKRRFAKVRLLKDPTSVPPISELGPDALFEPMTLEKFTESLHKKKTEIKALLLDQSFISGIGNWVADEVLYQARIHPRQVASSLSNESCSNLSKCIKEVIEKAIEVGAESSQYPTNWIFHSREKKPGKAFVDGKKIDFITAGGRTTAYVPELQKLSGSLDVKETGKPNKRQASKKVRVDDDTEKPTNGEVDDLGSVKSKKGTKAGAKGRKPSKKKKSGGSDEDKDSSDVGTDYDSDQVEKKNPGNVASRKQAGGEKQSNRRVQSNQTSWSAKRKAK, encoded by the exons ATGCCGGAGCTTCCAGAGGTAGAGGCGGCGAGGAGGGCCGTTGAGTATAACTGCGTCGGAAAGAGGATAACAAAGTGCGTTGTCGCCGATGATTCTAAGGTGATCCATGGTGTCTCTCCCTCCGACTTCCAAGCTTCCGTCCTCGGCAAGCTCATCGTCGCTGCTCACCGTAAGGGAAAGAACATGTGGCTTCAACTTGATTCtcctccttttccttccttccaattcg GTATGGCTGGTGCTATATACATTAAAGGAGCTGCAGTAACAAACTATAAAAG GTCTGCTGTAAAAGACGAGGATGAGTGGCcctcaaaatattcaaaaattttCATTGAG TTAGATGATGGTTTGGAGTTGTCTTTCACTGACAAAAGGCGATTTGCTAAAGTTCGTCTGCTCAAAGAT CCGACATCAGTGCCTCCCATATCCGAGCTTGGTCCTGATGCACTTTTCGAACCTATGACACTTGAGAAGTTTACGGAGTCTTTGCACAAGAAGAAAACTGAAATCAAGGCTTTATTACTTGATCAA AGCTTTATTTCAGGTATTGGAAATTGGGTGGCAGATGAAGTGTTATACCAA GCAAGAATTCATCCGCGGCAGGTGGCTTCTAGCCTGTCTAATGAAAGCTGCTCAAATTTGAGCAAGTGCATTAAAGAG GTCATTGAAAAAGCAATTGAAGTTGGAGCAGAAAGTAGTCAGTATCCCACCAATTGGATATTTCATTCACGTGAAAAGAAGCCCGGCAAGGCTTTTGTTGATG GGAAAAAAATTGACTTCATCACAGCTGGTGGCAGG ACAACTGCTTACGTGCCAGAGTTGCAAAAGCTAAGTGGATCTCTAGATGTAAAAGAAACTGGTAAGCCTAATAAAAGGCAAGCCTCAAAGAAAGTAAGGGTAGATGATGACACTGAAAAACCAACAAATGGGGAAGTGGACGATTTGGGAAGTGTCAAATCAAAGAAGGGGACAAAGGCTGGAGCTAAAGGTAGGAAgccttcaaaaaagaaaaagtcagGGGGAAGTGATGAAGACAAAGATAGTAGTGATGTTGGTACTGATTATGATAGTGATCAAGTTGAAAAGAAGAATCCAGGCAACGTGGCTAGTAGGAAACAAGCTGGGGGAGAGAAGCAATCAAACAGGAGAGTTCAAAGCAATCAAACTAGTTGGAGTGCTAAAAGGAAAGCTAAGTAA
- the LOC114376914 gene encoding formamidopyrimidine-DNA glycosylase isoform X5 yields the protein MPELPEVEAARRAVEYNCVGKRITKCVVADDSKVIHGVSPSDFQASVLGKLIVAAHRKGKNMWLQLDSPPFPSFQFGMAGAIYIKGAAVTNYKRSAVKDEDEWPSKYSKIFIELDDGLELSFTDKRRFAKVRLLKDPTSVPPISELGPDALFEPMTLEKFTESLHKKKTEIKALLLDQSFISGIGNWVADEVLYQARIHPRQVASSLSNESCSNLSKCIKEVIHLAVEVDADCSRFPLEWLFHFRWGKKPGKITIEVGAESSQYPTNWIFHSREKKPGKAFVDGKKIDFITAGGRTTAYVPELQKLSGSLDVKETGKPNKRQASKKVRVDDDTEKPTNGEVDDLGSVKSKKGTKAGAKGRKPSKKKKSGGSDEDKDSSDVGTDYDSDQVEKKNPGNVASRKQAGGEKQSNRRVQSNQTSWSAKRKAK from the exons ATGCCGGAGCTTCCAGAGGTAGAGGCGGCGAGGAGGGCCGTTGAGTATAACTGCGTCGGAAAGAGGATAACAAAGTGCGTTGTCGCCGATGATTCTAAGGTGATCCATGGTGTCTCTCCCTCCGACTTCCAAGCTTCCGTCCTCGGCAAGCTCATCGTCGCTGCTCACCGTAAGGGAAAGAACATGTGGCTTCAACTTGATTCtcctccttttccttccttccaattcg GTATGGCTGGTGCTATATACATTAAAGGAGCTGCAGTAACAAACTATAAAAG GTCTGCTGTAAAAGACGAGGATGAGTGGCcctcaaaatattcaaaaattttCATTGAG TTAGATGATGGTTTGGAGTTGTCTTTCACTGACAAAAGGCGATTTGCTAAAGTTCGTCTGCTCAAAGAT CCGACATCAGTGCCTCCCATATCCGAGCTTGGTCCTGATGCACTTTTCGAACCTATGACACTTGAGAAGTTTACGGAGTCTTTGCACAAGAAGAAAACTGAAATCAAGGCTTTATTACTTGATCAA AGCTTTATTTCAGGTATTGGAAATTGGGTGGCAGATGAAGTGTTATACCAA GCAAGAATTCATCCGCGGCAGGTGGCTTCTAGCCTGTCTAATGAAAGCTGCTCAAATTTGAGCAAGTGCATTAAAGAG GTTATTCATTTGGCTGTTGAAGTTGATGCCGACTGTAGCCGTTTTCCTCTTGAATGGTTATTTCATTTTCGATGGGGAAAAAAGCCTGGAAAAATAA CAATTGAAGTTGGAGCAGAAAGTAGTCAGTATCCCACCAATTGGATATTTCATTCACGTGAAAAGAAGCCCGGCAAGGCTTTTGTTGATG GGAAAAAAATTGACTTCATCACAGCTGGTGGCAGG ACAACTGCTTACGTGCCAGAGTTGCAAAAGCTAAGTGGATCTCTAGATGTAAAAGAAACTGGTAAGCCTAATAAAAGGCAAGCCTCAAAGAAAGTAAGGGTAGATGATGACACTGAAAAACCAACAAATGGGGAAGTGGACGATTTGGGAAGTGTCAAATCAAAGAAGGGGACAAAGGCTGGAGCTAAAGGTAGGAAgccttcaaaaaagaaaaagtcagGGGGAAGTGATGAAGACAAAGATAGTAGTGATGTTGGTACTGATTATGATAGTGATCAAGTTGAAAAGAAGAATCCAGGCAACGTGGCTAGTAGGAAACAAGCTGGGGGAGAGAAGCAATCAAACAGGAGAGTTCAAAGCAATCAAACTAGTTGGAGTGCTAAAAGGAAAGCTAAGTAA
- the LOC114376914 gene encoding formamidopyrimidine-DNA glycosylase isoform X1 has protein sequence MPELPEVEAARRAVEYNCVGKRITKCVVADDSKVIHGVSPSDFQASVLGKLIVAAHRKGKNMWLQLDSPPFPSFQFGMAGAIYIKGAAVTNYKRSAVKDEDEWPSKYSKIFIELDDGLELSFTDKRRFAKVRLLKDPTSVPPISELGPDALFEPMTLEKFTESLHKKKTEIKALLLDQSFISGIGNWVADEVLYQARIHPRQVASSLSNESCSNLSKCIKEVIEKAIEVGAESSQYPTNWIFHSREKKPGKAFVDAGKKIDFITAGGRTTAYVPELQKLSGSLDVKETGKPNKRQASKKVRVDDDTEKPTNGEVDDLGSVKSKKGTKAGAKGRKPSKKKKSGGSDEDKDSSDVGTDYDSDQVEKKNPGNVASRKQAGGEKQSNRRVQSNQTSWSAKRKAK, from the exons ATGCCGGAGCTTCCAGAGGTAGAGGCGGCGAGGAGGGCCGTTGAGTATAACTGCGTCGGAAAGAGGATAACAAAGTGCGTTGTCGCCGATGATTCTAAGGTGATCCATGGTGTCTCTCCCTCCGACTTCCAAGCTTCCGTCCTCGGCAAGCTCATCGTCGCTGCTCACCGTAAGGGAAAGAACATGTGGCTTCAACTTGATTCtcctccttttccttccttccaattcg GTATGGCTGGTGCTATATACATTAAAGGAGCTGCAGTAACAAACTATAAAAG GTCTGCTGTAAAAGACGAGGATGAGTGGCcctcaaaatattcaaaaattttCATTGAG TTAGATGATGGTTTGGAGTTGTCTTTCACTGACAAAAGGCGATTTGCTAAAGTTCGTCTGCTCAAAGAT CCGACATCAGTGCCTCCCATATCCGAGCTTGGTCCTGATGCACTTTTCGAACCTATGACACTTGAGAAGTTTACGGAGTCTTTGCACAAGAAGAAAACTGAAATCAAGGCTTTATTACTTGATCAA AGCTTTATTTCAGGTATTGGAAATTGGGTGGCAGATGAAGTGTTATACCAA GCAAGAATTCATCCGCGGCAGGTGGCTTCTAGCCTGTCTAATGAAAGCTGCTCAAATTTGAGCAAGTGCATTAAAGAG GTCATTGAAAAAGCAATTGAAGTTGGAGCAGAAAGTAGTCAGTATCCCACCAATTGGATATTTCATTCACGTGAAAAGAAGCCCGGCAAGGCTTTTGTTGATG CAGGGAAAAAAATTGACTTCATCACAGCTGGTGGCAGG ACAACTGCTTACGTGCCAGAGTTGCAAAAGCTAAGTGGATCTCTAGATGTAAAAGAAACTGGTAAGCCTAATAAAAGGCAAGCCTCAAAGAAAGTAAGGGTAGATGATGACACTGAAAAACCAACAAATGGGGAAGTGGACGATTTGGGAAGTGTCAAATCAAAGAAGGGGACAAAGGCTGGAGCTAAAGGTAGGAAgccttcaaaaaagaaaaagtcagGGGGAAGTGATGAAGACAAAGATAGTAGTGATGTTGGTACTGATTATGATAGTGATCAAGTTGAAAAGAAGAATCCAGGCAACGTGGCTAGTAGGAAACAAGCTGGGGGAGAGAAGCAATCAAACAGGAGAGTTCAAAGCAATCAAACTAGTTGGAGTGCTAAAAGGAAAGCTAAGTAA
- the LOC114376914 gene encoding formamidopyrimidine-DNA glycosylase isoform X4: protein MPELPEVEAARRAVEYNCVGKRITKCVVADDSKVIHGVSPSDFQASVLGKLIVAAHRKGKNMWLQLDSPPFPSFQFGMAGAIYIKGAAVTNYKRSAVKDEDEWPSKYSKIFIELDDGLELSFTDKRRFAKVRLLKDPTSVPPISELGPDALFEPMTLEKFTESLHKKKTEIKALLLDQSFISGIGNWVADEVLYQARIHPRQVASSLSNESCSNLSKCIKEVIHLAVEVDADCSRFPLEWLFHFRWGKKPGKISGKKIDFITAGGRTTAYVPELQKLSGSLDVKETGKPNKRQASKKVRVDDDTEKPTNGEVDDLGSVKSKKGTKAGAKGRKPSKKKKSGGSDEDKDSSDVGTDYDSDQVEKKNPGNVASRKQAGGEKQSNRRVQSNQTSWSAKRKAK, encoded by the exons ATGCCGGAGCTTCCAGAGGTAGAGGCGGCGAGGAGGGCCGTTGAGTATAACTGCGTCGGAAAGAGGATAACAAAGTGCGTTGTCGCCGATGATTCTAAGGTGATCCATGGTGTCTCTCCCTCCGACTTCCAAGCTTCCGTCCTCGGCAAGCTCATCGTCGCTGCTCACCGTAAGGGAAAGAACATGTGGCTTCAACTTGATTCtcctccttttccttccttccaattcg GTATGGCTGGTGCTATATACATTAAAGGAGCTGCAGTAACAAACTATAAAAG GTCTGCTGTAAAAGACGAGGATGAGTGGCcctcaaaatattcaaaaattttCATTGAG TTAGATGATGGTTTGGAGTTGTCTTTCACTGACAAAAGGCGATTTGCTAAAGTTCGTCTGCTCAAAGAT CCGACATCAGTGCCTCCCATATCCGAGCTTGGTCCTGATGCACTTTTCGAACCTATGACACTTGAGAAGTTTACGGAGTCTTTGCACAAGAAGAAAACTGAAATCAAGGCTTTATTACTTGATCAA AGCTTTATTTCAGGTATTGGAAATTGGGTGGCAGATGAAGTGTTATACCAA GCAAGAATTCATCCGCGGCAGGTGGCTTCTAGCCTGTCTAATGAAAGCTGCTCAAATTTGAGCAAGTGCATTAAAGAG GTTATTCATTTGGCTGTTGAAGTTGATGCCGACTGTAGCCGTTTTCCTCTTGAATGGTTATTTCATTTTCGATGGGGAAAAAAGCCTGGAAAAATAAGTG GGAAAAAAATTGACTTCATCACAGCTGGTGGCAGG ACAACTGCTTACGTGCCAGAGTTGCAAAAGCTAAGTGGATCTCTAGATGTAAAAGAAACTGGTAAGCCTAATAAAAGGCAAGCCTCAAAGAAAGTAAGGGTAGATGATGACACTGAAAAACCAACAAATGGGGAAGTGGACGATTTGGGAAGTGTCAAATCAAAGAAGGGGACAAAGGCTGGAGCTAAAGGTAGGAAgccttcaaaaaagaaaaagtcagGGGGAAGTGATGAAGACAAAGATAGTAGTGATGTTGGTACTGATTATGATAGTGATCAAGTTGAAAAGAAGAATCCAGGCAACGTGGCTAGTAGGAAACAAGCTGGGGGAGAGAAGCAATCAAACAGGAGAGTTCAAAGCAATCAAACTAGTTGGAGTGCTAAAAGGAAAGCTAAGTAA
- the LOC114376914 gene encoding formamidopyrimidine-DNA glycosylase isoform X3, which translates to MPELPEVEAARRAVEYNCVGKRITKCVVADDSKVIHGVSPSDFQASVLGKLIVAAHRKGKNMWLQLDSPPFPSFQFGMAGAIYIKGAAVTNYKRSAVKDEDEWPSKYSKIFIELDDGLELSFTDKRRFAKVRLLKDPTSVPPISELGPDALFEPMTLEKFTESLHKKKTEIKALLLDQSFISGIGNWVADEVLYQARIHPRQVASSLSNESCSNLSKCIKEVIHLAVEVDADCSRFPLEWLFHFRWGKKPGKISAGKKIDFITAGGRTTAYVPELQKLSGSLDVKETGKPNKRQASKKVRVDDDTEKPTNGEVDDLGSVKSKKGTKAGAKGRKPSKKKKSGGSDEDKDSSDVGTDYDSDQVEKKNPGNVASRKQAGGEKQSNRRVQSNQTSWSAKRKAK; encoded by the exons ATGCCGGAGCTTCCAGAGGTAGAGGCGGCGAGGAGGGCCGTTGAGTATAACTGCGTCGGAAAGAGGATAACAAAGTGCGTTGTCGCCGATGATTCTAAGGTGATCCATGGTGTCTCTCCCTCCGACTTCCAAGCTTCCGTCCTCGGCAAGCTCATCGTCGCTGCTCACCGTAAGGGAAAGAACATGTGGCTTCAACTTGATTCtcctccttttccttccttccaattcg GTATGGCTGGTGCTATATACATTAAAGGAGCTGCAGTAACAAACTATAAAAG GTCTGCTGTAAAAGACGAGGATGAGTGGCcctcaaaatattcaaaaattttCATTGAG TTAGATGATGGTTTGGAGTTGTCTTTCACTGACAAAAGGCGATTTGCTAAAGTTCGTCTGCTCAAAGAT CCGACATCAGTGCCTCCCATATCCGAGCTTGGTCCTGATGCACTTTTCGAACCTATGACACTTGAGAAGTTTACGGAGTCTTTGCACAAGAAGAAAACTGAAATCAAGGCTTTATTACTTGATCAA AGCTTTATTTCAGGTATTGGAAATTGGGTGGCAGATGAAGTGTTATACCAA GCAAGAATTCATCCGCGGCAGGTGGCTTCTAGCCTGTCTAATGAAAGCTGCTCAAATTTGAGCAAGTGCATTAAAGAG GTTATTCATTTGGCTGTTGAAGTTGATGCCGACTGTAGCCGTTTTCCTCTTGAATGGTTATTTCATTTTCGATGGGGAAAAAAGCCTGGAAAAATAAGTG CAGGGAAAAAAATTGACTTCATCACAGCTGGTGGCAGG ACAACTGCTTACGTGCCAGAGTTGCAAAAGCTAAGTGGATCTCTAGATGTAAAAGAAACTGGTAAGCCTAATAAAAGGCAAGCCTCAAAGAAAGTAAGGGTAGATGATGACACTGAAAAACCAACAAATGGGGAAGTGGACGATTTGGGAAGTGTCAAATCAAAGAAGGGGACAAAGGCTGGAGCTAAAGGTAGGAAgccttcaaaaaagaaaaagtcagGGGGAAGTGATGAAGACAAAGATAGTAGTGATGTTGGTACTGATTATGATAGTGATCAAGTTGAAAAGAAGAATCCAGGCAACGTGGCTAGTAGGAAACAAGCTGGGGGAGAGAAGCAATCAAACAGGAGAGTTCAAAGCAATCAAACTAGTTGGAGTGCTAAAAGGAAAGCTAAGTAA
- the LOC114373908 gene encoding codeine O-demethylase-like, translating into MEQKKIISKGVEEFEGYGADPVPEEGQSLDWSDRLFLDVSEDTRKPSLWPENPSSLRDAVEEYSAKMREATNLISKAIAKSLDLEENCFLNQFGEQALLQVRFNYYPFCTRPT; encoded by the exons ATGGAACAAAAGAAGATAATTTCTAAAGgagtggaagaatttgaagggtATGGTGCTGATCCAGTTCCTGAAGAAGGCCAGTCTTTAGATTGGTCAGATCGTTTGTTTCTTGATGTATCTGAAGACACAAGGAAGCCAAGCCTCTGGCCAGAAAATCCATCATCCTTGAG GGATGCTGTGGAAGAATACAGCGCAAAGATGAGAGAGGCAACAAATCTTATTTCTAAAGCAATTGCAAAGTCACTGgatttagaagaaaattgcttccTGAATCAATTTGGTGAACAAGCTCTGCTGCAAGTGAGGTTCAACTACTACCCTTTTTGTACACGACCGACCTAA